A single window of Deltaproteobacteria bacterium DNA harbors:
- a CDS encoding SDR family oxidoreductase — translation MNEIDFHGKNALVVGGSSGIGNGIARVFRDHGATVFVSGTRASAADYNKDDDGADFTGMTYFQWDVSDDKVVENLKPPFSTLDTLVLSQGIVMYKRAEFEMPNFRKVVDVNLMSVMSCLMKFHEMLKASKGTVVIVGSGASFHAVFGNPAYSASKGALVTLTKSLGEAWATDGIRVNGIAPGLVATKITKVTWDHPRRYEDSLDDIPLHRWGTPEEMGGVSLFLASPLSSYITGQMLVVDGGMYLS, via the coding sequence ATGAATGAGATTGATTTTCACGGAAAGAACGCCCTGGTTGTTGGTGGCTCAAGCGGAATCGGCAACGGCATAGCCCGCGTATTTCGCGATCATGGTGCGACGGTATTCGTCAGTGGTACCCGTGCCTCAGCAGCGGACTACAACAAAGACGATGACGGGGCAGATTTCACCGGCATGACCTATTTCCAATGGGATGTCTCAGACGACAAGGTTGTTGAGAATCTCAAGCCACCGTTTTCAACGCTCGATACGCTGGTCCTCTCGCAAGGCATCGTCATGTACAAACGCGCCGAGTTTGAGATGCCGAACTTTCGCAAAGTGGTCGATGTCAATCTGATGAGCGTGATGAGTTGCTTGATGAAGTTCCATGAAATGTTGAAAGCGAGCAAAGGCACGGTCGTTATTGTCGGCTCTGGCGCGAGCTTTCATGCGGTGTTTGGCAATCCCGCGTATAGTGCCAGTAAAGGGGCATTGGTGACGTTGACGAAGTCATTAGGGGAAGCCTGGGCGACCGATGGCATTCGCGTGAATGGCATCGCGCCCGGATTAGTAGCGACCAAGATCACCAAAGTGACTTGGGACCATCCCCGTCGCTACGAGGACTCACTCGATGATATTCCGCTCCATCGTTGGGGCACGCCAGAAGAGATGGGCGGTGTCTCGCTTTTCCTTGCGTCCCCGCTGTCGTCGTACATCACCGGGCAGATGCTTGTTGTCGATGGAGGGATGTATTTGTCGTGA
- a CDS encoding transcriptional regulator has protein sequence MKSLKPIRTEADYNGALTEIERLWGAKRGTVEGDRLDILATLVEAYEDEHYPMDPPDPIEAIKFRAEQQGLTRKDLEGIFGSRTRVAEVLNRRRGLSINMIRRLHEKLGISAEVLIRPVRIKKAA, from the coding sequence ATGAAAAGCCTTAAACCAATCAGGACTGAAGCAGATTATAATGGTGCTCTAACAGAAATAGAGCGGTTGTGGGGAGCCAAGCGAGGCACGGTGGAAGGCGACCGGCTCGACATTCTTGCTACGCTAGTAGAAGCGTACGAAGACGAACACTACCCGATGGACCCTCCTGATCCGATCGAAGCGATTAAGTTTCGCGCCGAACAACAAGGATTAACCCGTAAGGACCTTGAAGGAATCTTTGGTAGTCGTACCAGAGTAGCTGAGGTACTGAACCGTCGTCGAGGTCTCTCCATTAATATGATCCGCCGTCTGCACGAGAAACTTGGAATCTCTGCAGAGGTGTTGATCCGCCCCGTGCGAATTAAAAAAGCCGCGTAA
- a CDS encoding type II toxin-antitoxin system HigB family toxin — translation MRIVARRTLQRFIESRKGHKDYTALKGALDAWFDEVRKAKWKSTSDVKRQYATASVATAERIVFNIKGNDYRLVVSVDFEKSIVWIKWVGTHRAYDSIDVKEVKYEKP, via the coding sequence GTGCGGATTGTTGCTCGTCGAACGCTGCAAAGATTTATAGAGTCACGAAAAGGCCATAAAGACTACACAGCTTTGAAAGGCGCGCTTGATGCTTGGTTCGACGAAGTACGAAAAGCCAAATGGAAGAGTACTTCCGATGTGAAGCGCCAATATGCAACAGCGAGTGTCGCAACTGCAGAACGGATTGTTTTCAATATCAAGGGGAACGACTATCGGCTAGTCGTATCTGTCGACTTTGAGAAGAGTATCGTGTGGATTAAATGGGTCGGTACTCATAGAGCTTATGACTCCATCGATGTTAAAGAAGTCAAATATGAAAAGCCTTAA
- a CDS encoding TIGR03564 family F420-dependent LLM class oxidoreductase, translating to MRIGMMIGEGAGESPTLDEIIQRAQRIEAAGLSSGWMANIFAYDAINVLGLVGRETKRIELGTAVVPTYPRHPYAIAQQALTTQVASHGRFTLGIGLSHQVVIEKMLGMSYARRVSHMKEYLAVIKPLLRGEPVKYRGEEYRVNLELKPPGATPVPIIMAALGPKMLELCGREAAGTLTWMAGHKALKEHVVPRITTAARDAGNAAPRVIAGMPIAIANDTIKAREVAAKVFAIYRDLPAYRTMLDRGGAAEPVDVALVGDPATVKGELKRLEDIGVTDLCAFVFHAEPGAFERTVDFLGSF from the coding sequence ATGCGAATTGGCATGATGATTGGCGAAGGGGCAGGCGAGTCACCAACGTTAGATGAGATCATTCAACGAGCCCAGCGCATTGAAGCTGCGGGTCTCTCATCTGGCTGGATGGCCAATATCTTTGCCTATGATGCGATCAACGTGCTTGGCTTGGTCGGACGGGAAACCAAACGCATCGAGCTGGGTACCGCTGTTGTGCCGACCTATCCGCGCCATCCTTACGCCATTGCCCAACAAGCATTAACGACGCAAGTGGCCAGTCACGGACGTTTTACCCTTGGTATCGGACTCTCCCATCAAGTGGTGATTGAAAAGATGCTCGGTATGTCTTACGCGCGGCGCGTATCGCACATGAAAGAGTATCTTGCAGTGATTAAACCACTCCTACGCGGAGAGCCGGTCAAATATCGTGGAGAAGAGTACCGCGTAAATCTGGAGCTAAAACCACCAGGAGCAACACCGGTGCCGATCATCATGGCGGCACTCGGACCGAAGATGTTGGAACTTTGCGGTCGTGAAGCTGCTGGAACTCTGACCTGGATGGCCGGTCACAAAGCACTCAAAGAACACGTCGTGCCACGCATCACGACAGCCGCTCGCGACGCAGGTAACGCCGCACCACGAGTGATTGCCGGAATGCCGATCGCTATCGCCAACGACACCATCAAAGCGCGTGAAGTCGCTGCCAAGGTCTTCGCGATTTATCGCGACCTACCAGCCTATCGCACTATGCTCGATCGTGGCGGTGCCGCCGAGCCGGTTGATGTGGCACTGGTTGGTGATCCCGCGACTGTGAAAGGTGAACTCAAACGACTCGAAGATATTGGCGTGACTGACCTCTGTGCCTTTGTCTTCCACGCCGAGCCTGGCGCGTTTGAGCGGACGGTTGATTTTCTTGGATCTTTCTAA
- a CDS encoding LLM class flavin-dependent oxidoreductase, which produces MKFGLLYIPDYYPARHQSATQYYGEMMTQIQYAEELGFDGVFFAEHYIGGYSFPSPPVFATAVAQRTKRIRLGTGVTLLPLNNPIRTAEEYAMLDVLSNGRLDFGVGRGVLKAEYELFGIDEAESQGRFHEALDVILKAWTQESVSHVGKYFTVNEVLSLPKPVQTPHPPIWAACAFTPDSFTWAGERGFHAMLTPFAYVRHEELQAKLELYWTAMNKAGHVAANREVLGVYHLYIADTDAQAHEVAGKHFMQYLRFFGELDRKAAFQSKDYAVYQGGLTKVMGGATYDDMDKADCMIFGSPERCIKRLQRAQKDYRLTYPIFEVNFGGFPHEQVMRSMERFAKEVMPHLR; this is translated from the coding sequence ATGAAATTCGGTCTGCTGTACATTCCCGACTATTATCCCGCACGTCATCAATCTGCGACGCAATACTATGGCGAGATGATGACACAGATCCAATATGCTGAGGAACTCGGCTTTGATGGTGTGTTTTTCGCCGAACATTATATTGGTGGATATTCGTTTCCGTCACCGCCGGTATTTGCCACTGCAGTGGCGCAGCGGACCAAGCGTATTCGGTTAGGAACTGGTGTCACGCTCTTGCCGCTCAATAACCCGATTCGTACAGCGGAAGAGTATGCGATGCTTGATGTCCTCAGTAATGGACGACTCGACTTCGGCGTCGGACGTGGTGTACTCAAAGCAGAATACGAACTCTTTGGCATTGACGAGGCCGAAAGCCAGGGGCGATTTCACGAGGCACTGGATGTAATCCTTAAGGCATGGACGCAAGAATCCGTCTCTCATGTTGGAAAGTATTTCACCGTTAACGAGGTCTTGTCTTTACCAAAACCAGTGCAGACTCCGCATCCGCCGATCTGGGCAGCATGTGCATTTACTCCTGATAGCTTCACCTGGGCTGGCGAAAGAGGCTTCCATGCAATGCTGACGCCGTTTGCCTATGTCCGCCATGAAGAGTTGCAAGCAAAGCTGGAATTGTATTGGACAGCCATGAACAAGGCTGGACATGTTGCAGCAAATCGAGAAGTGCTCGGGGTCTATCATCTGTACATTGCCGACACCGATGCCCAAGCACACGAAGTCGCCGGAAAACACTTCATGCAATACCTGCGCTTCTTTGGTGAATTAGACCGCAAGGCCGCGTTTCAATCCAAAGATTATGCCGTGTATCAAGGCGGGTTAACCAAAGTGATGGGTGGAGCGACATATGATGATATGGATAAGGCTGACTGCATGATCTTTGGCAGCCCGGAACGATGCATCAAACGCCTGCAGCGTGCGCAGAAAGACTATCGCCTAACCTATCCGATTTTTGAGGTGAACTTCGGTGGCTTTCCGCATGAGCAAGTGATGCGGTCAATGGAGCGTTTTGCCAAAGAAGTGATGCCACATCTGCGGTGA
- a CDS encoding type II toxin-antitoxin system PemK/MazF family toxin produces the protein MNPQPGEVWLADLGLAAKTRPVVIVSRDDPDPPRALIIYVPLTTQNRQSSYEVVLPKLSFLNQDSIANVQGIGSIPKARLERKLGTLPNEIMNKIKNALSFALDLSTSS, from the coding sequence ATGAACCCCCAACCAGGTGAAGTATGGTTAGCTGATCTTGGATTGGCGGCAAAAACGCGGCCAGTCGTGATTGTGTCGCGTGATGATCCTGACCCACCGCGAGCTTTGATTATTTACGTTCCATTAACAACCCAAAATCGCCAAAGCTCTTATGAGGTCGTGCTTCCAAAGCTTTCTTTCCTCAATCAAGATTCTATTGCAAATGTCCAGGGGATTGGCTCTATACCCAAAGCACGTCTGGAGCGCAAACTTGGTACTCTTCCTAATGAAATAATGAACAAGATCAAGAATGCGCTCTCTTTCGCGTTGGATCTGTCAACTTCTTCCTGA
- a CDS encoding VOC family protein produces MGLPNGIHHLAICTKDIKKQIEFFTDVCGMELVALYWMHGVKNTFHGFVKMGDSSSIAFVQGPEVGEIQPITGVSHPSWTAAPVAPGAMQHIAMNVDTEADLLTMRDRVRDRGYWVMGPIDHGFCKSIYFAGPEGLMLEFSTSEGQAIDAEAWIDPEVCKLAGISPEEVKRYKAPAAFESKGGKVPQVDPAKSKIMINFPAPNNAVLKMTDEEVLKKLSETTPPVQVNR; encoded by the coding sequence ATGGGTCTGCCGAACGGAATTCATCACCTGGCGATTTGCACCAAAGACATCAAGAAACAAATTGAGTTCTTTACTGACGTATGTGGTATGGAACTGGTCGCGCTCTACTGGATGCATGGTGTGAAAAACACGTTCCATGGCTTTGTCAAAATGGGCGATAGCTCGTCGATCGCCTTTGTCCAAGGGCCAGAAGTTGGCGAGATCCAACCGATCACCGGCGTGTCCCATCCATCTTGGACCGCTGCTCCCGTTGCTCCTGGGGCGATGCAGCACATCGCCATGAACGTTGATACCGAAGCCGATTTGCTCACTATGCGTGACCGGGTGCGTGACCGTGGCTATTGGGTGATGGGACCGATCGATCACGGGTTTTGCAAATCGATCTATTTTGCTGGTCCCGAAGGCTTGATGCTGGAGTTCTCTACTTCAGAAGGACAGGCGATTGACGCCGAAGCGTGGATTGATCCTGAAGTGTGCAAACTCGCGGGCATCAGCCCAGAGGAAGTGAAACGCTACAAAGCTCCGGCAGCATTCGAGTCAAAAGGCGGCAAGGTGCCGCAAGTTGATCCGGCGAAGAGCAAGATCATGATCAATTTCCCGGCGCCGAATAATGCCGTGCTGAAAATGACCGACGAAGAAGTCCTGAAGAAGCTGAGTGAAACGACTCCGCCGGTGCAGGTGAATCGCTAA
- a CDS encoding phosphotransferase family protein, whose product MTSTTKQLTSDQLTPLLADFITRSSHARQVQIKDLRLLTGGASRQTWSFDATIEQANGQSETLPLILRSDPHDGPQSEMDRTLEYRLIETVHAAGVLAPKPYFLGDDSLGVPFFIMERIEGETIVRRLFRDPSFAEARKIMAQQLGARLARIHRIPSEKYTHLGLAAPQESRSPAEEEIKRYEDMYAERAREPHLAFELAFRWLRQHIPVKQEQVLVHGDYRMGNVIFGPDGVRSILDWELSHVGDPIEDLGWMCVRSWRFGNDELPVGGVGKREDFWRAYEEAGGYPVDPTRAHFWEIFGNLRWGILCLTLTQPFLDRLNPSVELAAIGRRTVETEWELLHLMEE is encoded by the coding sequence ATGACCTCTACAACCAAACAACTCACATCCGACCAGCTCACTCCACTTCTTGCCGATTTCATCACACGTTCCTCGCACGCCCGGCAAGTGCAAATCAAAGACCTGCGCCTTCTCACTGGTGGTGCGTCACGACAGACGTGGTCGTTTGATGCCACGATCGAGCAAGCCAATGGACAGAGCGAGACCTTGCCGTTGATCCTTCGTAGCGATCCGCACGACGGACCACAGTCAGAAATGGACCGCACGTTGGAGTATCGTCTGATCGAAACTGTTCATGCAGCGGGCGTGCTCGCGCCGAAGCCGTATTTTCTCGGGGATGACAGCCTTGGAGTGCCGTTCTTTATTATGGAGCGGATCGAGGGTGAGACGATCGTGCGCCGCTTGTTTCGTGATCCCAGTTTTGCTGAAGCTCGGAAAATCATGGCCCAGCAACTTGGTGCACGACTCGCTCGTATTCACCGCATTCCCAGTGAGAAGTATACGCATCTGGGTTTGGCCGCACCGCAAGAAAGTCGCTCGCCAGCTGAGGAAGAGATCAAACGCTACGAAGATATGTACGCTGAGCGGGCACGCGAGCCGCATCTTGCGTTTGAACTCGCGTTCCGTTGGTTACGCCAGCATATCCCGGTGAAACAAGAGCAGGTACTTGTACACGGTGACTACCGCATGGGCAATGTGATCTTTGGTCCGGACGGCGTGCGGTCGATTCTCGATTGGGAGCTTTCACATGTTGGCGATCCGATCGAAGACCTCGGCTGGATGTGCGTACGCTCATGGCGCTTTGGTAACGACGAGTTACCTGTGGGCGGTGTCGGCAAGCGAGAAGATTTCTGGCGTGCATACGAAGAGGCCGGTGGTTATCCGGTTGATCCGACTCGTGCCCATTTCTGGGAAATTTTCGGAAACCTGCGCTGGGGGATCTTATGCCTCACGCTCACGCAGCCATTTTTGGATAGGCTCAATCCCAGTGTGGAGCTCGCAGCGATTGGTCGTCGGACGGTCGAAACTGAGTGGGAACTGCTGCACTTGATGGAGGAATAA
- a CDS encoding FKBP-type peptidyl-prolyl cis-trans isomerase: MRKILFSLLTAVWFLTGSSVFAADPTTDDQKTMYALGVAMSQSLGVFNLSEAELEMVKNGLTDGVLKKPQKVNVQEFMPKLQQLQQTRFAAASEAEKKAGAEFLTKAAAEKGAVKTNSGLVYSTVKEGTGASPKATDTVKVHYHGTLTDGSVFDSSVDRKQPATFPLNGVIPCWTEGVQKMKVGEKARLVCPSAIAYGDRGAPPRIKPGATLVFEVELLGIETPAASESKKIEIPTGEGKK, translated from the coding sequence ATGCGTAAAATATTGTTCTCTCTGTTAACAGCAGTGTGGTTTCTGACTGGTTCTTCCGTATTTGCTGCGGACCCGACTACAGATGATCAGAAAACGATGTACGCGCTTGGCGTAGCGATGAGCCAGTCTTTAGGCGTCTTTAACCTGAGTGAAGCCGAGCTAGAGATGGTGAAGAATGGGTTGACTGACGGGGTGCTGAAGAAGCCGCAAAAAGTCAATGTGCAGGAATTCATGCCCAAGCTTCAGCAACTCCAGCAGACTCGTTTCGCAGCCGCCTCTGAAGCTGAGAAAAAAGCTGGAGCAGAATTCCTGACCAAAGCTGCGGCAGAGAAAGGCGCCGTAAAGACGAATTCTGGACTGGTGTACTCCACCGTTAAAGAAGGAACCGGTGCTTCACCCAAGGCGACAGACACGGTGAAAGTCCATTATCATGGCACCCTCACAGACGGTTCGGTGTTCGATAGCTCGGTAGACCGCAAACAACCAGCGACGTTTCCGCTGAATGGTGTCATTCCCTGTTGGACAGAGGGGGTCCAGAAGATGAAGGTTGGTGAAAAAGCCCGGTTAGTCTGTCCGTCTGCGATTGCCTATGGCGACCGTGGTGCACCACCGAGAATCAAACCCGGAGCAACGCTGGTCTTTGAGGTTGAATTGCTAGGTATCGAAACTCCTGCTGCAAGTGAAAGCAAGAAAATTGAAATTCCTACGGGGGAGGGGAAGAAGTAA
- a CDS encoding SDR family oxidoreductase, producing MAKHKMLVAGASGLVGFAAVKHFHSLPDWDVVGVSRRIPSGLEGTTLISIDLTDTARCAEVFGKMSDVTHVVYAALYEKPGLVKGWRERDQMETNLAMLQNLFAPLQKVAKNLQHVTLLQGTKAYGAHIEPFPVPARERWPRHQHENFYWLQEDYLRDQQKGKSWHWTVLRPQIIFGESLGSNMNAIPAIGVYAALLKEKGLPLSFPGGAQALAEAVDADLLAKMCEWAATSPTSRNEIFNATNGDVFIWQNVWPTIADAFGMEVGPPTPLSLTEEMPKRDAEWAAIVKKYNLRAPASVKDYVGQSFIFTDLIFAYGAEKLVPTMLVSTIKARQAGFSDCMDTEDMFRKWFRHFQEHRLLPPVGKN from the coding sequence ATGGCGAAACATAAAATGCTGGTAGCTGGAGCGTCCGGTCTCGTTGGCTTTGCCGCAGTGAAACATTTCCATTCCTTGCCGGATTGGGATGTGGTCGGGGTTTCCCGGCGGATTCCGAGTGGACTTGAGGGCACGACACTGATTTCGATTGATTTGACTGACACGGCTCGATGCGCAGAAGTGTTTGGCAAAATGTCGGATGTCACCCATGTTGTCTACGCTGCGCTCTATGAGAAACCAGGTCTGGTTAAAGGCTGGCGTGAACGCGATCAAATGGAGACCAATCTGGCGATGTTGCAAAATCTCTTTGCGCCACTGCAGAAGGTCGCGAAAAACTTGCAGCATGTGACATTGTTGCAAGGCACCAAAGCGTATGGTGCGCATATTGAGCCGTTCCCGGTACCCGCGCGTGAACGTTGGCCGCGGCATCAACACGAGAATTTTTACTGGCTGCAGGAAGATTATCTGCGTGACCAGCAGAAGGGGAAGAGCTGGCATTGGACGGTGTTGCGGCCACAGATTATTTTCGGTGAATCACTTGGCAGTAACATGAACGCGATTCCGGCGATCGGTGTCTATGCTGCACTGTTGAAAGAGAAAGGGCTGCCATTGTCGTTTCCCGGTGGAGCCCAAGCACTGGCGGAAGCTGTCGATGCTGATTTACTCGCGAAGATGTGCGAGTGGGCGGCGACATCACCAACGAGTCGCAATGAAATCTTTAACGCAACCAACGGTGACGTGTTTATCTGGCAAAATGTCTGGCCGACGATTGCTGATGCCTTTGGGATGGAAGTCGGTCCTCCTACGCCCCTATCTCTTACCGAAGAAATGCCGAAGCGCGATGCGGAGTGGGCGGCAATTGTGAAGAAGTATAATCTACGTGCCCCAGCGAGCGTCAAGGATTACGTGGGGCAGTCTTTTATTTTCACTGATCTGATTTTTGCCTATGGAGCAGAGAAACTCGTCCCGACCATGCTCGTCAGCACGATCAAGGCACGGCAAGCAGGATTCTCTGACTGTATGGATACCGAAGATATGTTTCGCAAATGGTTCCGCCATTTTCAGGAGCACCGGCTCTTGCCACCAGTGGGGAAGAACTGA
- a CDS encoding SDR family oxidoreductase, with product MRLANKVAVITGGASGMGRATVMRFLAEGAKVVVADFNEKNGQDTLAQAKKAGQEKNVRFIRTDVAKETDVIAMIDCATSQFGRLDIVFNNAGVGGVVGPIWDVTEEEWDYTFAVLTKGVFFGIKHAARVLRQQGQGGSIINTASTAGLSGGSGPLVYSAAKAAVINLTKAAAVQLAPDRIHVNAICPGGILTGLTDQGNTEAAAKGLDTFQPWPDHGVGDDIAGTALFLASDDSRFVTGEAIVVDGGLTAIGPDMWRRFGITQEVHAKKSRVNRGSTGEAWTSRPLK from the coding sequence ATGAGACTTGCAAACAAAGTCGCCGTCATCACCGGAGGTGCGAGCGGTATGGGCCGTGCCACCGTCATGCGCTTTCTCGCGGAAGGCGCAAAGGTTGTCGTTGCCGATTTTAACGAAAAGAACGGCCAGGACACATTGGCACAAGCCAAGAAAGCTGGCCAAGAGAAGAACGTCCGCTTTATTCGTACCGATGTCGCCAAGGAGACTGATGTCATTGCGATGATCGATTGCGCGACCTCACAGTTTGGTCGACTGGACATCGTCTTCAATAACGCTGGGGTCGGTGGCGTGGTTGGTCCAATCTGGGACGTTACCGAAGAAGAGTGGGATTATACGTTCGCTGTCCTCACAAAAGGCGTCTTCTTTGGCATTAAACACGCCGCGCGTGTACTACGTCAGCAAGGGCAGGGTGGATCGATTATTAACACTGCGTCCACTGCCGGATTGAGCGGTGGTTCTGGCCCGTTAGTGTACTCGGCTGCGAAAGCGGCAGTGATCAACCTGACAAAAGCCGCAGCGGTCCAATTGGCGCCGGATCGCATCCATGTCAATGCGATTTGTCCGGGGGGGATTCTTACTGGTTTGACGGATCAAGGAAATACAGAAGCAGCAGCCAAAGGACTTGATACGTTCCAGCCCTGGCCTGACCACGGCGTCGGCGATGACATTGCTGGTACTGCTCTTTTTCTTGCGAGTGATGATTCACGATTTGTGACAGGTGAAGCAATAGTGGTTGATGGTGGTCTCACTGCGATTGGACCAGACATGTGGCGACGGTTTGGCATTACACAAGAAGTGCACGCCAAGAAAAGTCGCGTGAATCGTGGCAGTACCGGCGAAGCCTGGACTTCTCGCCCGCTTAAATAG